In Alicyclobacillus vulcanalis, the following are encoded in one genomic region:
- a CDS encoding cupin domain-containing protein, with translation MNPETLRWIERLQLAPHPEGGYYCEIYHSPRYLSDPATLTAYGGPRRTATSIYFLLPEGDVSRLHRLRSDELWYFHHGRPLAVHLFHPNGHYEVKQLGLPDAPDREPQLLVPAGTIFGAELLPGAQAGFSLVGCMVTPGFDFRDFELISQEEVADRFPEHLDVVRRLT, from the coding sequence ATGAACCCCGAGACCCTGCGATGGATTGAACGCCTTCAGCTTGCGCCCCATCCCGAAGGCGGATACTACTGCGAAATCTACCATTCTCCCCGTTATCTGAGCGATCCGGCCACCTTGACCGCGTACGGGGGGCCGCGGCGCACCGCCACGAGCATCTACTTCCTCCTGCCGGAAGGCGACGTGTCCCGACTGCACCGGCTTCGCTCCGACGAACTCTGGTACTTCCACCACGGTCGGCCGCTCGCGGTGCACTTGTTTCACCCAAATGGTCACTACGAAGTCAAACAGCTCGGCCTGCCGGACGCGCCCGACCGCGAACCCCAACTGTTGGTTCCTGCCGGGACGATTTTCGGCGCCGAGCTGCTGCCGGGTGCACAGGCCGGGTTCTCTCTGGTGGGCTGCATGGTGACGCCCGGGTTCGACTTTCGCGACTTCGAGCTCATCTCGCAAGAAGAAGTCGCGGATCGGTTCCCCGAACACCTGGACGTCGTCCGCCGGCTCACGTGA
- a CDS encoding GNAT family N-acetyltransferase: MRALKVTTDAELRDCLSIRRKVFIEEQNVPEELEMDEFDALGQAVHVLLYDEDGSPVATARFRPYRPGEQRVAKVQRVAVLSDARGRGLGKRVMEAVEALAREEGFSEIVLDAQLHAEPFYLKLGYRRASDDVFEDAGILHVRMQKELG, from the coding sequence ATGCGCGCGCTGAAGGTGACGACCGACGCTGAGCTCAGGGACTGCTTGTCCATCCGAAGGAAGGTCTTTATTGAGGAGCAGAACGTCCCGGAAGAGCTGGAAATGGACGAATTTGACGCACTCGGGCAGGCCGTGCATGTGCTTCTGTACGATGAGGACGGATCGCCCGTCGCGACGGCGCGGTTTCGCCCGTATCGCCCCGGAGAGCAAAGGGTGGCCAAAGTGCAGCGCGTGGCCGTCTTGTCGGACGCCCGGGGGCGAGGGTTGGGCAAGCGCGTCATGGAAGCCGTGGAGGCACTTGCGCGCGAGGAGGGATTCTCCGAGATTGTGCTCGACGCGCAGCTGCACGCCGAGCCGTTCTACCTCAAGCTCGGGTATCGGCGCGCGTCGGACGACGTGTTTGAAGACGCAGGCATTCTGCACGTTCGCATGCAAAAGGAGCTGGGATGA
- a CDS encoding MFS transporter, whose translation MSTMTMPFKEPRGGRRALFLVTIALGVLLNPLNSSMISVAMAKFEHVFHVHFTTASWLISSYYLASAVAQPIMGKVADLLGRKPLFLLGLLLVTLSCALAPFAPSFTWLVVFRLIQSFGSGAIYPAGMGIVRNVITDRQAQALAFLSVFSSGAAAFGPSIGGVIMNYLDWKGIFLVNFPFVVASFVLALFVLPNPPKGERQSVREVLREIDLPGIALFIVAIATSLVFLLSLTDRPTWWALACGVAAFATFGWREHTAHSPFLSLRFFKQYMPLTWVLIQFTTVNIIFYSIFFGMPTYLQEVRGFGSQETGLIMLTVAGFSLITAPVTGRWVARSGSRPPLILAAVFMTAGSLLLLTLHTKSPVGWLCVVLSVLGLSNGFNNVGLQTALFRTSPREVISTASGLFQMSRYMGTILSTVVLGFLFGARLTTAELHVLAVVLACLGALVLAMSLRLPRKA comes from the coding sequence ATGTCCACCATGACGATGCCCTTCAAAGAGCCGCGCGGCGGCCGACGCGCCCTGTTTCTCGTGACCATAGCCCTCGGCGTGCTGTTGAACCCGCTGAACTCATCCATGATCTCCGTGGCGATGGCGAAGTTCGAACACGTGTTTCACGTTCATTTTACCACGGCGTCGTGGCTCATCTCGTCCTACTACCTGGCGAGTGCCGTGGCCCAACCGATCATGGGCAAGGTGGCCGATCTCCTCGGCCGAAAACCCTTGTTTCTGCTTGGCTTGTTGCTCGTCACCCTCTCCTGCGCCCTGGCGCCTTTTGCACCGTCCTTCACGTGGCTCGTCGTCTTTCGGCTCATTCAGTCGTTCGGGAGCGGAGCCATCTATCCCGCCGGCATGGGGATTGTGCGAAACGTCATCACCGACAGGCAAGCACAGGCGCTCGCGTTTCTCTCCGTGTTTTCCTCCGGAGCGGCCGCGTTTGGCCCGTCCATCGGCGGCGTGATCATGAACTACCTCGATTGGAAGGGCATTTTCCTCGTCAACTTTCCGTTTGTCGTCGCGAGCTTCGTACTCGCCCTCTTTGTCCTGCCCAATCCTCCGAAAGGGGAACGCCAATCCGTCCGAGAAGTGCTGCGCGAGATCGACCTGCCAGGCATTGCGCTTTTCATTGTCGCGATCGCGACGTCCCTTGTGTTCCTGCTGTCTCTCACGGATCGGCCGACGTGGTGGGCACTGGCCTGTGGCGTCGCGGCGTTTGCAACGTTCGGATGGAGAGAGCACACCGCGCACAGCCCGTTTTTGAGCCTCCGCTTTTTTAAGCAGTACATGCCGCTCACGTGGGTGCTGATCCAGTTCACCACGGTGAACATCATCTTCTACTCCATCTTCTTCGGCATGCCCACCTACCTGCAGGAGGTCCGCGGCTTCGGCTCCCAGGAGACGGGGCTCATCATGCTCACGGTCGCAGGTTTCAGCCTGATCACCGCACCCGTCACGGGGCGTTGGGTGGCCCGAAGTGGATCGCGCCCGCCGCTCATCCTTGCCGCGGTCTTCATGACGGCCGGCAGCCTGTTGTTGCTCACCCTGCACACGAAGTCTCCGGTGGGGTGGCTGTGCGTCGTCCTGTCCGTCCTCGGGCTTTCCAACGGATTTAACAACGTCGGCCTGCAGACCGCGCTCTTTCGCACCAGCCCTCGCGAAGTCATCAGCACGGCATCCGGCCTCTTTCAGATGTCGCGCTACATGGGAACGATCTTGTCCACGGTGGTGCTTGGATTCCTGTTTGGCGCGCGCCTCACGACCGCCGAGTTGCACGTGCTTGCGGTGGTCCTCGCCTGCCTTGGGGCGCTCGTGCTCGCCATGAGCCTCCGCCTTCCGCGCAAGGCGTGA